The following DNA comes from Winogradskyella sp. PG-2.
ATATCAAAAGCAGTTGCTTTATTAAATACTGAAGAATTAGTTGCTATACCTACTGAAACGGTTTATGGTCTAGCAGGAAACATCTATAGTGAAAAAGCAATAAAAGCAATTTTTGAAACCAAACAACGCCCGTTTTTTAATCCGCTTATTGTCCATGTTCCTTCTATTGATTATTTAGAAAAAATTGTAGATTCTATTCCTGAAAAAGCAAAGCTTTTAGCTGAAGCGTTTTGGCCAGGACCAATTACTTTGGTTTTAAAAAAGAAAAACACTATTCCAGATATAATTACAGCAGGAAAAGATACTGTTGCTATAAGAATTCCTAATCACCCAACAACTTTAGAACTGTTAAATCATTTAGATTTTCCCTTAGCGGCACCTAGTGCTAATCCTTTTAATAGAATAAGTCCAACTACAGCTCAACATGTTGAAACTTATTTTAAAGACAGCATAAAAATGGTATTAGATGGTGGCGCATGTAAAAGTGGCATTGAGTCTACAATTATAGGTTTTGAAAATGATGAGCCTATTATCTACCGCTTAGGATCAACATCCATTGAAGATATTGAAAGTGTCATTGGTAACGTCAAAGTAAAAAACAAAAAGGACGTTGCACCCGACGCTCCTGGAATGCTTGAACGTCATTATGCGCCAAAAACCAAAACTATTTTAACTAATAACTTGGCTAAATCTCTTAGAGAAAATAACGGTAAACGAATTGGCCTGTTGGTGTTTAACGATATTATGAATGATGATAACATAGACTTCAAAATTGTATTATCAGAGAACAACAATCTTCAAGAAGCCGCAGCAAAACTTTACGATGCACTGCACCAATTAGATGAACAAGATGTAGACATCATCATTGCTGAAAAATTACCCGATTATGGATTGGGTAAATCTATAAATGATAGATTACATAGAGCAACAAAATAAATTCGATTATTATCAGTAGTTTTTAATACTAAGTTGTTCTATAATAAAGAATTAATAATAATCTCTGTAATAAATAAGTCTATTAATATAAAATTATGCCTTATTTTTATAAAAATTTGCTACCAAATCAATGAATGCTCTAAAAGTTATAATCTACTTTTCTATCTTTAAATACCCTCTAACTAAAGAAGAAATATTCTCATTTTCTTCATCAAAAACTATTGAAGACATTGAGCTAGAATTACATAATTTAGTTGAAAAGCGTATTGTATTTAAACATGGAAATTATTATTCTGATGTGAATGATCAAACGCTTGTTGATAGACGGTTAAAAGGAAATAAAATGGCACAAAATATTATGCCTAAAGCTCTAAATCGGGCTAAGCTTATAATGTCATTTCCTTTTATTGAATCTGTTTCAATTTCTGGTGCTCTATCAAAAAACTATTATGATAATGATGGTGATATCGACTTTTTTATCATTACTAAACCCAATCACTTATGGTTAGCGAGGACATTACTAATAACTTACAAAAAGTTGTTTTTATTAAACTCTAGAAAATATTTCTGCGTTAATTATTTTATAAGTTCTGATCGTTTCGGTATTGCTGAAAAAAACACATTTACCGCAACTGAGTTAATGACTTTAATCCCTGTTTATGGTAAAAATATATTCAATCAATTTATAGATAGTAATCGCTGGGCCAAAGACATCTACCCTAACAAGGATATTAATAAATTTTATCTGTCTGGATCTACTCCAAAACCTTTCTGGAGCAAAACTTTAGAGTTTATCTTTAATAATGCAATAGGTAGAAAAATAGACCCTTATTTTAAGAAGATAACACTCAAAAAGTGGAAGTCAAAGTTTAAACATCTTAAGAAAAGTGATTTTGAAATCGCCATGAAATCAACTAACGATGTTTCCAAACACCATCCCCAAGATTTTCAAAGTCGTGTAATTGGTTCTCTAAATAAGCGCTATAATGAAAAAAACGAAGTATTTAATCTTAACTTAACTATGGAAAATGCTTGATGTTGTTTTTTCTCATTCATATTACTATAAATTCGATCCAAAACAATGGAGAAATAAAACTCCCTATCCACCTTTAGGCACTTTATATGCTGCATCTTACTTAAGAGAAAATAATTACAATGTTGGTGTTTTTGATGCCAATCTTTTAGACAATCCTGTCGAAGTAAAACCGTACTTAGTAACTCATCAACCAAAAACATTTGTGCTTTATGATGATGGTTTTAATTACCTCACAAAAATGTGTTTAACCACAATGCGTGAAGCTGCTTTTGAAATGATTAAAATTGCAAAAGCTTTAAATTGTAATATTATAGTTTGTAGTTCTGATTCTACGGATCACTATGAAAAATATATCGCAGCTGGTGCAGATTTTGTAATACAAGGAGAGGGAGAAATTACATTAAAGGAGCTTATAGATGCGTTAGAACAAAAAGCAGATCCATCACAGATTAAAGGCCTCATTTTTAAAAACGAAGATGGTATTATTAAAAATCC
Coding sequences within:
- a CDS encoding L-threonylcarbamoyladenylate synthase; this translates as MSIISKDISKAVALLNTEELVAIPTETVYGLAGNIYSEKAIKAIFETKQRPFFNPLIVHVPSIDYLEKIVDSIPEKAKLLAEAFWPGPITLVLKKKNTIPDIITAGKDTVAIRIPNHPTTLELLNHLDFPLAAPSANPFNRISPTTAQHVETYFKDSIKMVLDGGACKSGIESTIIGFENDEPIIYRLGSTSIEDIESVIGNVKVKNKKDVAPDAPGMLERHYAPKTKTILTNNLAKSLRENNGKRIGLLVFNDIMNDDNIDFKIVLSENNNLQEAAAKLYDALHQLDEQDVDIIIAEKLPDYGLGKSINDRLHRATK